From a single Microbacterium murale genomic region:
- a CDS encoding glycosyltransferase family 2 protein, with product MRTPLVTVILPAKDAAPYIGTTLDTLLRQFDDPTALKLVAVDDGSSDDTGAQMRHYAERFANAEVLVNPRPVGLASARNQGLAHVEGDAFCFIDGDDWMQPRRLQVLASRLRELDCDFLRTDHARVTGSVRKLVRAPFAWRGVVASPREAILPSDDTTMVDYPYAWAGIFHRRILEQGLAAFPEGLFTAEDRPWIWRLHLQAASFAVVDAPALLYRRGVATSLTQVRDRRQLDFARALAQVVQIVQQDAEADRFMPKVVRTALALSSHHIVRSRRMTPPLRQEMRSGIRDLLATLPPADVAHALDRLEGSKRRVLARTLRQAGHAR from the coding sequence GTGCGCACACCCCTCGTCACCGTCATCCTTCCCGCGAAGGATGCTGCGCCGTATATCGGAACGACCCTCGACACGCTGCTGCGGCAGTTCGACGATCCGACGGCGCTGAAGCTCGTCGCGGTGGATGACGGTTCGAGTGATGACACCGGCGCCCAGATGCGCCACTACGCCGAACGATTCGCGAACGCCGAGGTGCTCGTCAATCCACGTCCGGTAGGACTGGCGAGCGCACGCAATCAGGGGTTGGCTCACGTCGAGGGCGATGCATTCTGCTTCATCGACGGTGACGATTGGATGCAGCCGCGGCGGCTGCAGGTGCTCGCCTCTCGGCTGCGCGAACTGGACTGCGACTTCCTGCGCACCGACCACGCGCGTGTCACTGGCTCCGTGCGCAAGCTCGTGCGTGCCCCGTTCGCCTGGCGTGGAGTCGTGGCATCCCCGCGTGAGGCGATCCTCCCCTCCGACGACACGACGATGGTCGACTACCCGTACGCCTGGGCGGGGATCTTCCACCGGCGCATCCTCGAACAGGGCCTCGCCGCGTTCCCCGAGGGGCTCTTCACCGCGGAGGACCGTCCGTGGATCTGGCGCCTGCACCTGCAGGCCGCATCGTTCGCGGTCGTCGACGCTCCGGCGCTGCTGTACCGCCGTGGGGTGGCGACCTCACTGACCCAGGTGCGAGATCGACGACAGCTCGACTTCGCGCGCGCACTGGCGCAGGTGGTGCAGATCGTCCAGCAGGATGCCGAGGCAGACCGCTTCATGCCGAAGGTGGTGCGCACTGCCCTTGCACTGAGCTCGCACCACATCGTGCGCTCCAGGCGCATGACGCCACCGCTGCGGCAGGAGATGCGCAGTGGCATCCGCGACCTGCTCGCCACGCTTCCGCCGGCCGATGTCGCGCATGCACTCGACAGGCTCGAAGGGTCCAAGCGACGCGTGCTCGCGCGGACGCTGCGCCAGGCAGGACACGCGAGATGA
- a CDS encoding ABC transporter ATP-binding protein has protein sequence MSTDLVLDAQGVVVRYPGNPPVVAVDDVSVQVAVGETVALVGESGSGKSSLARAAAGIEKTAAGTVLFNALPVSTMGLRRRPIELTGIQMVFQDPSTSLNPRRRIGDQIKDGIQTALARGDEDSRVEEWLERVGLDPAWTSRFPHQFSGGQKQRIAIARALAARPKLLIADEPISALDASTQTSVAALMRDLVAEVGAGMLFISHDLAVVRRIADRTLVMYAGQVLESGPTAALWADPQHPYTRSLLAAIPEPDGKGRIPAAPTAEDRAAWSTVPPIAR, from the coding sequence ATGAGTACTGATCTGGTGCTCGACGCGCAGGGCGTCGTCGTTCGCTACCCGGGAAACCCGCCAGTGGTCGCCGTCGACGATGTCTCGGTACAGGTCGCAGTAGGGGAGACCGTTGCGCTCGTCGGCGAGTCCGGCAGCGGAAAGTCGTCGCTCGCTCGCGCCGCCGCCGGAATCGAGAAGACTGCCGCCGGCACAGTGCTCTTCAACGCGCTGCCGGTGTCGACCATGGGCCTGCGGCGCCGCCCGATCGAGCTCACCGGCATCCAGATGGTCTTCCAGGATCCCTCGACGTCACTGAACCCCCGTCGTCGTATCGGGGATCAGATCAAGGACGGCATCCAAACCGCTCTGGCACGCGGCGATGAAGACTCACGCGTCGAGGAGTGGCTCGAGCGAGTGGGCCTTGATCCCGCGTGGACCAGCCGGTTCCCGCATCAGTTCTCGGGTGGGCAGAAGCAGCGCATCGCGATCGCGCGTGCGCTCGCCGCACGGCCGAAGCTGCTGATCGCCGACGAGCCGATCTCCGCACTCGACGCCTCCACGCAGACCAGTGTCGCCGCGCTCATGCGCGATCTCGTCGCCGAGGTCGGCGCCGGGATGCTGTTCATCTCGCACGACCTCGCGGTCGTGCGTCGCATCGCCGATCGGACGCTCGTGATGTACGCGGGGCAGGTGCTCGAGTCGGGCCCGACGGCAGCCCTGTGGGCCGATCCGCAGCATCCCTACACGCGCTCGCTGCTCGCCGCGATCCCCGAACCGGATGGCAAGGGCCGCATCCCCGCCGCGCCGACGGCGGAGGACCGTGCGGCCTGGTCGACGGTCCCACCGATCGCACGCTGA
- a CDS encoding dipeptide/oligopeptide/nickel ABC transporter permease/ATP-binding protein — translation MSAFDDRRVASRWKIRFRWPRAWRTPLGVIGSVIALAWVIVAFTAQWWVPYGANAQVLPRLQAPGIETLMGTDGNGRDIFSRLMTGATVTIPLALMLVVAALIIGTVLGAVAGYFGGWVDETLMRITDLFMAFPTVILAMVVAASLGPSLFNAVIAAIIVSWPQYARVTRSLVLSLRRQNYVIAGRLLGHSPLRSLTVDILPNIAGPVLVLATLDIGAAILLLSGLSFLGLGAQPPTAEWGLDDLRSDAELRLLVARRLPRPRDPHRRDGVQLPRRRDARCPRPHGRDRSREPGRPHGIREGGERMSTAASTALSIRDLTIEIGRPLVHGISLDLHPGRVQGLAGESGSGKTLTSLAVLGLLPRKAQTSGSIRLGDEELLGMPRRALNRVRGKRIAMVFQDPSASLHPQLTVGKQLTDHMRVHLGMKGKAAEQRAVELLETVQVPRAADSLGRYPHQFSGGQRQRIAIACALACDPEVLLADEPTTALDVTVQAGILQLLRDLAVERDLAVLLVTHDLGVMSAIADDVAVMKDGRIVERADRATLFADPQHEYTRTLLAALPGSRTDGSVDEY, via the coding sequence ATGAGCGCCTTCGACGACCGCCGTGTCGCCTCCCGCTGGAAGATCCGCTTCCGCTGGCCGCGCGCCTGGCGCACACCGCTGGGCGTCATCGGCTCGGTGATCGCCCTCGCCTGGGTGATCGTCGCGTTCACGGCGCAGTGGTGGGTGCCGTACGGGGCCAACGCGCAGGTGCTGCCACGCCTGCAGGCGCCCGGCATCGAGACCCTCATGGGTACCGACGGCAACGGCCGTGACATCTTCTCGCGCCTGATGACCGGTGCCACCGTGACGATTCCGCTGGCGCTCATGCTCGTCGTCGCCGCCCTGATCATCGGCACCGTCCTCGGCGCGGTGGCCGGCTACTTCGGCGGCTGGGTCGATGAGACGCTGATGCGGATCACGGATCTGTTCATGGCATTCCCGACCGTCATCCTGGCGATGGTGGTCGCCGCATCCCTCGGTCCCTCGCTTTTCAACGCGGTGATCGCGGCGATCATCGTGTCGTGGCCGCAGTACGCACGCGTCACCCGCAGCCTGGTGCTGAGCCTGCGGCGACAGAACTACGTGATCGCTGGCCGCCTGCTCGGGCACTCGCCACTGCGCAGCCTCACAGTCGACATCCTGCCGAACATCGCCGGGCCGGTGCTGGTGCTGGCCACTCTCGACATCGGCGCCGCGATCCTGCTGCTGTCCGGGCTGTCTTTCCTCGGGCTCGGTGCGCAGCCACCGACCGCCGAATGGGGCCTCGATGATCTCCGCAGCGATGCAGAACTTCGACTCCTGGTGGCTCGGCGTCTTCCCCGGCCTCGCGATCCTCACCGTCGTGATGGCGTTCAACTTCCTCGGCGACGCGATGCGCGATGTCCTCGACCCCACGGCCGAGATCGCTCACGAGAACCAGGCCGACCTCACGGCATCCGCGAAGGGGGCGAACGCATGAGCACCGCAGCATCCACCGCCCTCAGCATCCGCGACCTCACGATCGAGATCGGCCGCCCGCTCGTACACGGCATCTCGCTCGACCTCCACCCCGGCCGGGTGCAGGGCCTCGCGGGCGAATCCGGCTCAGGCAAGACACTCACCTCGCTCGCGGTGCTCGGACTGCTGCCCAGGAAAGCGCAGACATCCGGCTCGATCCGTCTCGGCGACGAGGAACTGCTCGGGATGCCGCGCCGTGCTCTCAACCGCGTCCGCGGCAAGCGCATCGCGATGGTCTTCCAGGATCCTTCGGCGTCGCTGCATCCGCAGCTCACCGTCGGCAAGCAGCTGACGGATCACATGCGCGTGCATCTGGGGATGAAAGGCAAGGCGGCCGAGCAGCGCGCGGTCGAACTGCTCGAGACCGTGCAGGTGCCGCGTGCTGCGGATTCGCTGGGTCGCTACCCGCACCAGTTCTCCGGCGGACAGCGTCAGCGCATCGCGATCGCATGCGCACTGGCCTGCGACCCCGAGGTGCTGCTGGCGGATGAGCCGACCACCGCCCTCGACGTCACGGTGCAGGCCGGAATCCTCCAGCTGCTCCGCGACCTCGCCGTCGAGCGCGATCTCGCCGTGCTGCTGGTCACGCACGACCTGGGTGTGATGAGCGCGATCGCCGACGACGTCGCCGTCATGAAGGACGGCCGGATCGTCGAACGTGCCGACCGTGCGACACTGTTCGCCGATCCGCAGCACGAGTACACGCGGACGCTGCTCGCCGCGCTCCCCGGCTCGAGGACCGATGGGAGTGTCGATGAGTACTGA
- a CDS encoding ABC transporter permease: protein MSTTIGARRRPTRSPLVGYLLRRIGTSVLLLIGVTIVTFLLTNLVPGDPVSAALGEGASQNPATREAFIKAHGLDQPLFVQYFIYMANLLQGDLGTSLVTGRPVTADLATAVPATIEIAVCAIVVSLAVSIVLGTLAAYRRGLVTDQVVRVITLVGLSVPTFWLALVSYYFFFLQLGIAPGSGRVSPSITPPPRITGFYTIDYLLNGDSVGFFDAAAHLALPVMVLSLVTIGLLTRFVRTSVLEVLDSDYVRAARAKGLSGTRVVVDYVLRGAALPILTVVGVAFGALLSGTVLVESVFAWPGLGTYAYNAAANLDLTGIMGVGLVVGVIYLLINLVVDLLYGVLDPRVRIA, encoded by the coding sequence ATGAGTACGACCATCGGCGCACGCAGGCGCCCGACCCGCTCCCCGCTGGTCGGGTACCTGCTGCGCCGAATCGGCACCTCGGTGCTGCTGCTGATCGGCGTCACCATCGTGACGTTCCTGCTCACCAACCTCGTTCCCGGCGATCCGGTCTCGGCCGCGCTCGGCGAAGGCGCGTCGCAGAACCCGGCGACGCGTGAGGCGTTCATCAAGGCGCACGGGCTGGATCAGCCGCTCTTCGTGCAGTACTTCATCTACATGGCGAATCTCCTGCAGGGCGACCTCGGCACGTCGCTGGTCACGGGCCGACCGGTGACGGCCGATCTCGCCACCGCGGTACCGGCGACGATCGAGATCGCAGTGTGCGCGATCGTCGTGAGCCTCGCCGTCAGCATCGTGCTCGGAACTCTCGCCGCGTATCGCCGAGGGCTGGTCACCGACCAGGTGGTGCGCGTGATCACGCTCGTCGGACTCAGCGTCCCGACGTTCTGGCTCGCGCTGGTCAGCTACTACTTCTTCTTCCTGCAGTTGGGGATCGCGCCCGGTTCCGGACGTGTATCGCCATCGATCACGCCGCCGCCGCGGATCACCGGCTTCTACACGATCGACTACCTGCTGAACGGCGACAGCGTCGGATTCTTCGACGCTGCTGCGCACCTCGCGCTGCCGGTCATGGTGCTGTCGCTCGTCACGATCGGTCTGCTCACCCGGTTCGTTCGCACTTCAGTGCTCGAGGTTCTCGACAGCGACTACGTGCGCGCGGCGCGAGCCAAAGGCCTGTCCGGCACTCGCGTGGTGGTCGACTACGTGCTGCGAGGAGCCGCGCTGCCGATCCTCACGGTCGTCGGCGTGGCCTTCGGGGCGCTGCTGTCCGGCACCGTCCTCGTCGAGTCGGTGTTCGCCTGGCCGGGCCTCGGCACGTACGCGTACAACGCGGCTGCGAACCTCGATCTCACCGGCATCATGGGCGTCGGTCTCGTGGTCGGCGTGATCTACCTGCTCATCAACCTCGTCGTCGACCTGCTCTACGGCGTGCTGGATCCGAGAGTGAGGATCGCATGA
- a CDS encoding ABC transporter substrate-binding protein translates to MSSMSRRSLVAVGAVALLAVTGCSGGNSGANNSSSSDSLVIDTAFTIETADPGHNYDPTGNMLAKALYETLVDFEGSDVSTPVPGLASWEQNDEATEFTFTLEGERVFSDGTPIEAKDVVFSLQRIQGMAEAKPNFLLAGVTIEEVDEKTIKFTTETPLLQLPAILANPSLGVVNSDVVIENGGTTDGTDTAQAFLDGESAGSGPFVLDTLDLSSQIVLTKSDEYNGDEESAYDRVVLRNVSESATQLANLKGGDTMVAMDLNGDQVATLGDDLNVDSVPSGQMIFLLLNQSTDYAGDLANVKIAEAIRYALDYDALLELAGTGAVQATGVIPPGFEGALDAGVEQDLDRAAAALAESGYAGQTLKLQFPNDYPAGGVEFTPLAERVQAQLGDAGIDVELAPAPFATELDAYVNGTEGFGLWFWGPDYADSANFLPFGPGLKVGLRSGWAADANPEIAALAADAASATDPDERTAAFTAFAEAMQVDGPFVPLVVPGRNIAAAGDVSGAVYNSVWEIDIAEIAPAG, encoded by the coding sequence ATGTCCTCGATGTCTCGCAGGTCTCTGGTCGCAGTAGGAGCCGTGGCGCTCCTGGCCGTCACCGGCTGCTCCGGCGGTAACTCCGGTGCCAACAACAGCAGTTCGTCCGATTCGCTGGTGATCGACACGGCGTTCACGATCGAGACGGCCGACCCCGGCCACAACTACGACCCGACCGGCAACATGCTGGCGAAGGCGCTCTACGAGACGCTGGTCGACTTCGAGGGATCCGATGTCTCCACGCCGGTTCCCGGACTCGCGTCCTGGGAGCAGAACGACGAGGCCACCGAATTCACGTTCACCCTCGAGGGCGAGCGCGTCTTCTCCGACGGCACGCCGATCGAGGCGAAGGACGTCGTGTTCTCGCTGCAGCGCATCCAGGGCATGGCCGAGGCGAAGCCGAACTTCCTCCTCGCCGGCGTCACGATCGAAGAGGTCGACGAGAAGACGATCAAGTTCACCACTGAGACACCGCTGCTGCAGCTGCCGGCGATCCTCGCCAACCCCTCGCTCGGCGTCGTCAACTCGGATGTCGTCATCGAGAACGGGGGCACGACCGACGGAACAGACACGGCACAGGCCTTCCTGGACGGCGAGTCCGCAGGCTCAGGGCCGTTCGTGCTCGACACCCTCGACCTCTCATCGCAGATCGTGCTCACCAAGAGCGACGAGTACAACGGTGACGAGGAAAGCGCATACGACCGGGTGGTCCTCCGCAACGTCAGCGAGAGCGCCACGCAGCTGGCCAACCTCAAGGGCGGCGACACCATGGTCGCCATGGACCTCAACGGCGACCAGGTCGCGACCCTCGGTGACGACCTGAATGTCGACTCCGTCCCGTCCGGCCAGATGATCTTCCTGCTGCTGAACCAGTCGACCGACTACGCCGGTGACCTCGCGAACGTCAAGATCGCCGAGGCCATCCGCTACGCGCTCGATTACGACGCCCTGCTGGAGCTGGCGGGCACCGGAGCCGTGCAGGCCACCGGAGTCATCCCACCCGGATTCGAGGGTGCTCTGGATGCCGGTGTCGAGCAGGATCTCGACCGCGCCGCGGCCGCGCTTGCCGAGTCCGGCTACGCCGGTCAGACGCTGAAGCTCCAGTTCCCGAACGACTACCCGGCCGGTGGCGTGGAGTTCACCCCGCTCGCCGAGCGCGTGCAGGCCCAGCTCGGGGACGCCGGCATCGACGTCGAACTCGCACCAGCGCCGTTCGCGACCGAGCTCGACGCCTACGTCAACGGCACCGAGGGCTTCGGCCTCTGGTTCTGGGGGCCGGACTACGCCGACTCGGCGAACTTCCTGCCGTTCGGCCCCGGCCTCAAGGTCGGTCTCCGCTCCGGGTGGGCGGCTGACGCCAACCCGGAGATCGCCGCACTCGCCGCCGATGCCGCCAGCGCGACCGACCCGGACGAGCGCACGGCAGCCTTCACGGCCTTCGCCGAGGCGATGCAGGTCGACGGTCCGTTCGTCCCGTTGGTCGTCCCTGGCCGCAACATCGCGGCAGCAGGCGACGTGAGTGGCGCGGTCTACAACTCGGTGTGGGAGATCGACATCGCCGAGATCGCACCCGCCGGCTGA
- a CDS encoding Lrp/AsnC family transcriptional regulator: MTDRMSNERPSDSASAGRSAPVLDDIAYRILEVLRENGRLSMAALAERIGISRANAYSRVEALIDSGVITGFSASIDPAKAGLSIGAHVFVTVHPQAWPSFREKVREMPEVEYCAVTTGEHDAMLMIRATDVGGVHDFSTGVIAQLPEVRTVVSVVILDEVVRRPYILPTDIPARAPAESLGMTRWTPAPGAREPLPPR, encoded by the coding sequence ATGACAGACAGAATGTCCAACGAACGGCCGAGTGACTCGGCATCCGCTGGACGAAGTGCGCCGGTGCTGGACGACATCGCCTACCGCATCCTCGAGGTGCTTCGCGAGAACGGCCGCCTGTCGATGGCTGCGCTGGCCGAGCGCATCGGCATATCCCGAGCCAATGCGTACTCCCGGGTCGAAGCGCTCATCGACAGCGGAGTGATCACAGGATTCTCGGCATCCATCGATCCGGCGAAGGCCGGACTGTCGATCGGCGCGCACGTGTTCGTGACCGTGCACCCGCAGGCTTGGCCGTCGTTCCGGGAGAAGGTGCGCGAGATGCCGGAAGTCGAGTACTGCGCCGTCACGACCGGCGAGCACGACGCCATGCTGATGATCCGGGCCACCGATGTGGGCGGCGTGCACGACTTCTCCACCGGCGTGATCGCGCAGCTGCCGGAGGTGCGCACGGTGGTGAGCGTCGTGATCCTGGACGAAGTCGTGCGGCGTCCGTACATCCTCCCCACCGACATCCCTGCGCGCGCTCCGGCGGAATCGCTCGGAATGACGCGATGGACCCCGGCGCCGGGAGCGAGGGAACCGCTGCCTCCGCGCTGA
- a CDS encoding SDR family oxidoreductase: MDIADQIALVTGANRGIGREFVLELLERGVSKVYATARRLESVDFDDNRVVPVRLDLLDHESIVAASVIAHDATLIVNNAGISTGAALVTGDLAEIRREMDTHFWGTLGVTREFSQVLAANGGGAIVNVLSALSWFATPSSGAYSAAKAAEWNMTNGVRLELAAQGTLVQGVLLGAADTDIAAGYDGPKIDPRDVPRQSLDGLEVGSIEVIVDDWTTMVKGSLGGDPAPFYERMTALLGAS, from the coding sequence ATGGACATCGCCGATCAGATCGCCCTCGTCACCGGAGCCAACCGCGGCATCGGCCGCGAGTTCGTACTCGAGCTGCTCGAACGCGGGGTCAGCAAGGTGTACGCCACGGCTCGGCGCCTGGAGAGCGTCGACTTCGACGACAACCGGGTGGTGCCTGTACGTCTCGATCTGCTCGATCACGAGTCGATCGTTGCGGCGTCGGTGATCGCGCACGACGCGACGCTCATCGTCAACAACGCGGGCATCTCCACGGGCGCCGCGCTCGTCACTGGCGACCTCGCAGAGATTCGCCGTGAGATGGACACCCACTTCTGGGGCACGCTCGGCGTGACCCGCGAGTTCAGCCAGGTCCTCGCGGCGAACGGTGGCGGCGCGATCGTGAACGTGCTCTCAGCGCTGTCGTGGTTCGCCACCCCCAGCAGCGGGGCGTACTCCGCCGCGAAGGCTGCGGAATGGAACATGACCAATGGTGTGCGCCTCGAGCTCGCAGCTCAGGGCACTCTCGTTCAGGGCGTCCTCCTCGGCGCAGCGGACACGGACATCGCCGCGGGATACGACGGTCCGAAGATCGATCCGCGCGATGTGCCGCGCCAGTCGCTGGACGGTCTGGAGGTCGGATCCATCGAGGTGATCGTCGATGACTGGACCACGATGGTGAAGGGCTCGCTGGGCGGAGACCCTGCGCCGTTCTACGAGCGGATGACTGCGTTGCTCGGCGCGAGCTGA
- a CDS encoding MerR family transcriptional regulator has product MRIGDVAQRAGVSTRALRYYEEQGLLAAERTPSGQRLYPESAVERVQLIQQFFTAGLPSRTILQLLPCVDSGHGSPEVFEMLAAERDRITAAMADLAAARDALDRIVDIAHHPTPEHCPGLREPAWAPYESTNLPRRHSRPSDARRSDVSAQR; this is encoded by the coding sequence ATGCGGATAGGCGACGTCGCGCAACGAGCCGGGGTCAGCACCCGCGCTCTCCGCTATTACGAGGAGCAGGGCCTGCTCGCCGCGGAGCGGACGCCCAGTGGTCAGCGCCTCTACCCGGAGTCGGCCGTGGAACGCGTGCAGCTCATTCAGCAGTTCTTCACCGCGGGCCTGCCGAGTCGCACCATCCTGCAACTGCTGCCCTGCGTCGACAGCGGGCACGGGTCGCCCGAGGTGTTCGAGATGCTCGCGGCGGAGCGTGACCGCATCACCGCCGCGATGGCCGACCTCGCCGCCGCGCGCGACGCCCTCGACCGGATCGTCGACATCGCGCACCATCCGACGCCCGAGCACTGCCCGGGCCTGCGTGAACCGGCGTGGGCGCCGTACGAGAGCACGAACCTACCCAGGAGACACTCACGCCCGTCTGACGCGCGCCGATCTGACGTCAGCGCTCAGCGATAG
- a CDS encoding family 43 glycosylhydrolase: MKIVSFGSALVLLAGLLAPGTVSAQEDDAVSTYTNPVSAGFTENFADPTIIRGHDGFWYAYGTNGKRYEGDVKQNMMISKSADLIDWEWVGPVFTPETIPTYDGKPPGANRQFWAPEIAYLDGRYVLYYSYVVQAPGTPWRTIAAATAEHPAGPWTDTGEVVVGNETWEVRPGVTEIRNNIDPELLTAPDGTRYMYYGSVQGGVRVVELSADGLHADGEPVQLTDAHRYEAPYVVNRDGFYYLFLSVIGGCCAGAASGYPIMVGRSTDPTGPFLDRDGHSLNGPQGGGTPVLAPNGNEFVSTGHNAIATDLSGQDWIVSHAIDRFDPYVSGTESARGLALTRLDWIDGWPIGNGGAGMPSGPTEGPDNNAFISDAFEGDLSGWMSADGWAKSEGPTGGYAHADSDAPLTSIAVVNGDLRVRALVRLAGGGGGEAGISIPAQGRHSLTASIDRESAQLTVKGQGNRTTTAPLPVGFNYETWHEIEIVVSDGSLRVAVSESGQYDPVAEVTLRVPNGVRSGQVALQAKGIGADFDDVTVARLFTPETDRVPDPMIGAIDSAYSDEFEGELAEDWSWLREPAATVDDGGLDFEIQRSTLINQRPQADILPSLLLRDMPPGTWTAETKVTIPFGDSIPYGWPQAGLIAYTDDDEWVELAYTTRESRRFTAFAKETASAGTVAYGHAALGPSRDTMWLRLQHTVGENGEHLYRAAVSIDGEQWTWHGTRTLPAGPQPKVGLVAQDLAQLSAQPGQASISAQFEWFRTYR; encoded by the coding sequence ATGAAGATCGTCAGCTTCGGAAGCGCACTGGTACTGCTCGCAGGCCTGCTCGCCCCAGGGACTGTCTCAGCGCAGGAGGATGATGCCGTGAGCACGTATACGAACCCGGTGTCGGCCGGATTCACCGAGAACTTCGCTGATCCGACGATCATCCGGGGGCACGATGGCTTCTGGTATGCCTACGGCACCAACGGGAAACGGTACGAAGGCGACGTCAAGCAGAACATGATGATCAGCAAGTCCGCTGATCTGATCGACTGGGAGTGGGTCGGCCCTGTCTTCACTCCGGAGACGATACCGACGTACGACGGCAAGCCACCCGGCGCGAACCGGCAGTTCTGGGCGCCGGAGATCGCCTATCTCGACGGCCGCTACGTTCTCTACTACTCGTATGTCGTGCAGGCCCCCGGCACGCCATGGCGCACGATCGCGGCCGCGACCGCGGAGCATCCGGCCGGACCCTGGACGGACACTGGTGAGGTCGTGGTGGGCAACGAGACCTGGGAGGTGCGCCCAGGCGTCACGGAGATCCGCAACAACATCGATCCCGAGTTGCTGACCGCCCCTGATGGGACGCGCTACATGTACTACGGGTCAGTGCAGGGCGGTGTTCGGGTCGTGGAACTCTCTGCTGACGGCCTGCACGCCGACGGCGAGCCGGTGCAGTTGACCGACGCGCACCGATACGAGGCGCCCTACGTCGTGAATCGTGATGGCTTCTACTACCTGTTCCTGTCGGTGATCGGTGGATGCTGCGCCGGCGCAGCATCCGGCTATCCGATCATGGTCGGTCGTTCCACCGACCCCACCGGCCCGTTCCTGGACCGGGACGGACACTCGCTGAACGGGCCTCAGGGCGGCGGCACTCCGGTGCTGGCACCCAACGGCAACGAGTTCGTCAGCACCGGGCACAACGCGATCGCCACTGATCTGTCGGGTCAGGACTGGATCGTCAGCCACGCGATAGACCGGTTCGATCCCTACGTCTCCGGCACGGAAAGCGCGAGGGGTCTCGCCCTGACACGGTTGGACTGGATCGACGGATGGCCCATCGGCAACGGTGGTGCGGGAATGCCTTCGGGTCCTACAGAGGGGCCGGACAACAATGCGTTCATCAGCGACGCATTCGAGGGTGATCTCTCGGGATGGATGAGCGCGGACGGATGGGCGAAGAGCGAGGGACCCACGGGCGGTTACGCACACGCAGATTCCGACGCGCCGCTTACCTCGATTGCTGTGGTGAACGGCGATCTGCGGGTGCGGGCGCTCGTGCGTCTGGCGGGCGGTGGCGGCGGTGAGGCCGGCATCTCGATACCGGCGCAGGGCAGGCACAGCCTGACCGCGTCGATCGATCGAGAATCGGCACAGCTCACCGTCAAGGGGCAGGGCAATCGCACCACGACTGCGCCGTTGCCAGTCGGATTCAACTATGAGACCTGGCATGAGATCGAGATCGTCGTATCCGACGGCAGCCTTCGGGTCGCCGTGTCCGAGTCGGGCCAGTACGACCCGGTTGCTGAGGTCACGCTTCGCGTGCCGAATGGCGTGCGGTCCGGCCAAGTGGCGCTGCAGGCGAAGGGTATCGGTGCCGACTTCGATGATGTGACTGTCGCGCGACTCTTCACACCGGAGACCGACCGGGTGCCGGATCCGATGATCGGTGCGATCGACTCCGCATACTCAGACGAGTTCGAGGGAGAACTCGCCGAGGACTGGAGTTGGCTGCGCGAACCCGCGGCCACGGTCGACGACGGAGGTCTTGACTTCGAAATCCAACGGTCGACGTTGATCAATCAGCGTCCGCAGGCGGACATTCTGCCGTCGCTGCTGCTGCGGGACATGCCGCCGGGAACTTGGACGGCTGAGACGAAGGTGACGATCCCGTTCGGAGATTCCATTCCCTACGGGTGGCCGCAGGCGGGCCTGATCGCCTACACGGATGACGATGAATGGGTCGAGCTGGCCTATACGACGCGCGAGTCACGTCGCTTCACGGCGTTCGCCAAGGAGACAGCCAGCGCGGGCACCGTCGCATACGGGCACGCGGCGCTCGGACCGAGCCGGGACACGATGTGGTTGAGGCTGCAGCACACGGTCGGCGAGAACGGAGAGCATCTGTATCGCGCCGCGGTCAGCATCGACGGGGAGCAGTGGACGTGGCACGGCACCCGAACCCTGCCTGCCGGCCCTCAACCAAAGGTCGGTCTGGTGGCACAGGACCTGGCGCAGCTGTCAGCGCAACCTGGCCAAGCGTCGATCTCCGCGCAGTTCGAGTGGTTCCGCACCTATCGCTGA